One Sinorhizobium sp. BG8 DNA window includes the following coding sequences:
- a CDS encoding NAD(P)/FAD-dependent oxidoreductase codes for MQRQKVVIVGAGFGGIQVAKSLRHPNVEITIIDRRNHHLFQPLLYQVATTLLATSEIAWPIRSVFRNRPDISTILGEVVGVDKDDRHVVLRDGHKIPFDTLVLATGARHAYFGRDEWEPYAPGLKALEDATTIRRRLLLAFEQAELESDPQAREALLTFAIIGGGPTGVELAGIIAQLAHHTLVKEFRSIDTRTSRIVLVEAGPRVLPAFHPDLSSYAERALAKIGVTIRTGTPVTFCGEEGIRIGEKFVPTATVIWAAGVQASKAGQWLDCPTDRAGRVIVEPDLTVKGMPNIFVIGDTAQVTGPDGKPVPGIAPAAKQQGGYVAGVLRKRLSGAASGPAFKYRHLGNLATIGPSAAVIELGRIRLKGWLAWWIWGLAHIYFLIGTRSRLAVAMSWVWTAVTGLHSARLITQKETLKGEV; via the coding sequence ATGCAGAGACAGAAGGTTGTGATTGTCGGAGCTGGCTTCGGCGGTATTCAGGTGGCCAAAAGCCTTCGACATCCGAACGTCGAAATCACAATCATCGATCGCCGCAATCATCACCTGTTCCAGCCGCTCCTCTATCAGGTCGCGACCACTCTCCTTGCGACATCGGAAATCGCTTGGCCGATTCGCTCGGTCTTCCGAAATCGGCCGGACATTTCCACGATCCTCGGAGAGGTGGTCGGGGTAGACAAGGACGATCGACACGTTGTCCTCAGAGACGGGCACAAGATTCCCTTCGACACCCTCGTCCTCGCAACCGGCGCACGCCATGCATATTTCGGCCGAGATGAATGGGAGCCGTACGCACCCGGTCTCAAGGCGCTTGAAGATGCGACGACTATCCGCCGGCGGTTGCTGCTCGCCTTCGAACAGGCGGAGCTGGAGAGTGACCCGCAGGCGCGCGAAGCGTTGCTCACCTTCGCCATCATTGGCGGCGGCCCTACCGGTGTCGAGCTGGCGGGGATCATCGCGCAGCTTGCGCATCACACGTTGGTCAAGGAGTTTCGATCAATCGACACCAGGACGAGCCGGATTGTGCTCGTGGAGGCCGGTCCGAGGGTCCTGCCGGCATTCCATCCGGATCTCTCCAGCTATGCCGAGCGCGCCCTTGCGAAAATCGGCGTCACCATCCGAACCGGGACACCGGTAACCTTTTGCGGCGAAGAGGGAATACGGATCGGCGAGAAGTTCGTGCCGACGGCAACCGTTATCTGGGCGGCGGGCGTCCAGGCATCGAAGGCTGGGCAATGGCTGGATTGCCCGACGGATCGCGCGGGCCGCGTCATCGTGGAGCCGGATCTCACGGTAAAGGGGATGCCGAACATCTTTGTGATAGGCGACACCGCGCAGGTCACGGGACCGGACGGAAAACCCGTTCCGGGTATTGCTCCCGCGGCAAAGCAGCAGGGCGGCTATGTCGCCGGGGTCCTTCGGAAGCGGCTGTCGGGGGCAGCGAGCGGGCCTGCGTTCAAATATCGGCACCTCGGCAATCTGGCGACGATCGGCCCGAGTGCTGCCGTCATCGAACTCGGCCGCATCAGGTTGAAGGGTTGGCTCGCCTGGTGGATATGGGGCCTCGCCCACATATACTTCCTGATTGGCACCCGAAGCCGCCTTGCCGTCGCCATGAGTTGGGTCTGGACGGCCGTGACGGGGCTTCATTCGGCACGGCTGATCACGCAAAAGGAGACGCTGAAGGGAGAAGTGTAG
- the pcaD gene encoding 3-oxoadipate enol-lactonase: protein MPYLDLPTHRLHFQIEGRDDDAGKPWLVLCNSLGTDLHMWDANAAQLSPHYRLLRYDRRGHGLSTAPPPPYSLADLGGDVLALLDALNIARAHFCGLSVGGLTGLWLGLHAADRFDRIVVCATAAKIGTAESWTSRIEAVRRDGLGGLTAATAERWFTPAFNATAPVIVGNVLEGFVATSVDGYVGCCAALAAADVRGLVERITNPLLAISGNDDPVCPPSDLLEIANRVRDGRHVSLPGRHIVNIEASSAFNETLIGFLQEP from the coding sequence GTGCCCTACCTTGATCTGCCCACCCACCGTCTTCACTTTCAAATCGAGGGCCGTGACGACGACGCAGGCAAGCCCTGGCTGGTGTTGTGCAATTCGCTCGGAACCGATCTGCACATGTGGGATGCGAATGCGGCGCAGCTGTCGCCGCACTATCGACTGCTGCGCTACGATCGCCGCGGCCATGGCCTTTCGACCGCGCCACCACCGCCCTATAGCCTGGCGGATCTTGGCGGGGACGTCCTCGCTTTGCTCGATGCCCTCAACATCGCGCGCGCGCATTTCTGCGGCCTGTCGGTCGGTGGCCTGACAGGTCTTTGGCTCGGTCTTCATGCCGCCGATCGCTTCGACCGGATCGTCGTTTGCGCGACGGCGGCGAAGATCGGGACCGCCGAAAGCTGGACCTCGCGGATAGAGGCGGTGCGCAGGGACGGCCTCGGAGGACTGACCGCCGCCACCGCCGAGCGCTGGTTCACGCCGGCCTTCAACGCCACGGCACCCGTCATAGTCGGGAATGTGCTTGAGGGATTTGTCGCGACATCGGTCGATGGCTATGTCGGCTGCTGTGCGGCACTGGCCGCTGCCGATGTGCGGGGGCTAGTCGAAAGGATCACCAATCCTCTCCTTGCCATATCCGGGAACGACGATCCGGTCTGCCCGCCTTCCGATCTGCTGGAGATTGCCAACCGTGTGCGGGATGGGCGGCATGTGTCGCTGCCCGGGCGGCATATCGTCAATATCGAGGCATCTTCGGCGTTCAATGAGACCCTGATCGGGTTTCTCCAAGAGCCCTGA